A genome region from Anopheles stephensi strain Indian chromosome 2, UCI_ANSTEP_V1.0, whole genome shotgun sequence includes the following:
- the LOC118506161 gene encoding MMS19 nucleotide excision repair protein homolog: MKFPWSHTTIVDMIQNDHKVEEKCDQVTKDIVAGKLNIAEFVEELGPALTHTDAPIRAKGTTLLSNVLMDLPVDCLSASQVELLCTFYIDRSLDHNTVTPMVLAGIDALTRMTHFPDGAAVRLLRALFERVPCQSQKKPQRTLYFQLFLRLAERKTSELKEWGVDFVYGVIGAMEGERDPRNLLYLFEHMPPLLRTFPMYHLAEEMFETFACYFPIEFHPNPNDPVVITRETLAELLANCLCATAELAQFAVPLLLEKLDSRLIVAKLDSLALLTRCLELLDVPKIEEHHDELWTALKKELQSVGTKSASEKELAEAVYTAIQAMVRNASGSEPSAKALLDKILLSVMGGLMDASSKQFETNLRVELSCAQASEYCAVYVIEKLVPMLLGQLHADGPMEPRTASVLIDAIQRLCAVCAHWYCIHKLDPAIVAQVHKKLIEILLQEADACEQKRSALMALAAVPEMVTSENRYVVYGTIVKILLAAGDNPPQTVAAVQECLFSFAIRYQQEVKTVVLEKLIAHEYATASPALVKLVFETLAKFILYHGYVDKMIKFFLAKVFDTDNEQLAIVAMETLTDVVEGGKSSQLAKGELYEQYKLIDRFFDYAAANDRLSSEYLHAMAQLIGAIVKQLSVEDQKDLILKRLPTLQLQLRANLYLASGLLGYLDQSVPLVDHFENLVTDLSKLALESDDEKVRSVCNRLLCSLFNRMPDDEHHRGVLKRLLKTIRGELKKHNHQAVIILGWIGKGLIARGHAEAGEIVDDIADLLDHPTLGHIAALAFEILSIEFPQLHLPLLRNLFKQKLFVWVMKKLEQKLEHYAEAHLKALAFVLAATPHTVLKMNLSKVGPVLLKCLAQDDDRTILEALAIVVRFTRDQDPFVQDHLQTLIPLLLKLTVRQSSMKIRIAALECLLYVCKYPTFLLLPFKQSTLLELQKPLDDRKRLVRNAAVATRLQWFVLGSTEEAKGDK, from the exons ATGAAATTCCCCTGGTCGCACACGACGATAGTGGATATGATACAAAATGACCACAAAGTGGAGGAAAAATGTGACCAAGTTACAAAAG ATATTGTTGCTGGCAAGCTAAACATTGCAGAATTCGTTGAAGAGCTAGGTCCAGCACTGACCCACACCGATGCGCCGATACGCGCCAAAGGAACGACGCTCCTGTCCAACGTGCTGATGGATCTGCCCGTCGACTGTCTCAGTGCGAGTCAGGTGGAACTGTTGTGCACGTTTTACATCGATCGTTCGCTAGATCACAACACGGTAACACCGATGGTGCTGGCTGGCATTGATGCATTGACACGCATGACCCACTTCCCGGACGGTGCGGCCGTACGCTTGCTGCGAGCGCTTTTCGAGCGCGTTCCGTGCCAGAGTCAGAAGAAGCCGCAACGCACCCTGTACTTCCAGCTGTTCCTCCGGCTGGCCGAGCGGAAAACTTCCGAGCTGAAGGAGTGGGGAGTGGATTTCGTGTACGGAGTGATCGGTGCGATGGAAGGCGAGCGCGATCCGCGCAATTTGCTGTATTTGTTCGAACACATGCCACCATTGCTCCGGACCTTCCCGATGTACCATCTGGCGGAGGagatgtttgaaacgtttgcCTGCTACTTCCCGATCGAGTTCCATCCCAATCCGAACGATCCGGTCGTGATTACGCGCGAAACGCTGGCAGAACTCTTGGCAAACTGTCTGTGCGCGACGGCCGAGTTGGCGCAGTTTGCcgtaccgctgctgctggagaagCTCGATAGCAGACTGATTGTGGCGAAGCTTGATTCGCTTGCCCTGCTGACACGGTGCTTGGAGTTGTTGGACGTGCCAAAAATAGAGGAACATCATGACGAGCTGTGGACGGCACTGAAAAAGGAGCTGCAGTCGGTCGGGACTAAGTCCGCCTCGGAGAAGGAGCTGGCAGAGGCAGTTTACACCGCGATACAGGCAATGGTAAGGAATGCGTCCGGCAGCGAGCCATCCGCTAAGGCGTTGCTCGATAAGATCCTGCTTAGCGTAATGGGCGGTCTGATGGATGCCAGCTCCAAGCAGTTCGAAACGAACCTTCGCGTGGAGCTGAGCTGTGCCCAGGCGAGTGAGTACTGTGCCGTGTATGTGATAGAAAAGCTAGTTCCCATGCTGCTCGGTCAGCTGCATGCAGATGGACCGATGGAGCCGCGCACTGCAAGCGTGCTGATCGACGCGATACAGCGTCTGTGTGCCGTTTGTGCCCATTGGTACTGCATACACAAGCTGGACCCGGCAATCGTGGCTCAGGTGCACAAAAAGCTTATCGAAATACTGCTGCAAGAAGCTGACGCTTGCGAACAGAAACGGTCGGCATTGATGGCCCTGGCTGCCGTACCGGAAATGGTAACGAGCGAAAACCGATACGTGGTGTACGGTACGATAGTAAAGATTTTGCTAGCCGCTGGAGACAACCCACCGCAAACGGTTGCAGCGGTCCAGGAGTGCTTGTTCTCGTTTGCCATCCGCTACCAGCAGGAGGTGAAAACGGTCGTGCTGGAGAAGCTGATCGCGCACGAATATGCCACAGCTAGTCCGGCGCTAGTGAAGCTTGTGTTCGAAACTCTCGCCAAATTCATCCTTTACCATGGCTACGTGGATAAGATGATCAAATTTTTCCTGGCCAAAGTGTTTGACACCGACAATGAACAGCTGGCCATCGTTGCCATGGAAACGTTGACGGATGTTGTGGAGGGTGGCAAATCATCTCAGCTAGCTAAAGGAGAACTGTACGAGCAGTATAAACTAATCGATCGATTCTTCGACTATGCAGCAGCGAACGACCGGCTAAGCTCCGAGTATCTGCATGCCATGGCACAGCTGATCGGTGCCATCGTAAAGCAGCTGTCCGTGGAAGATCAGAAAGATTTGATACTGAAACGGTTGCCAACGCTGCAGCTTCAACTGCGGGCCAATCTTTACCTGGCTTCCGGATTGCTCGGTTACCTCGATCAAAGCGTGCCACTGGTCGATCACTTTGAAAATCTCGTCACCGACCTAAGCAAGCTGGCACTCGAATCGGACGATGAAAAGGTACGGTCCGTGTGCAACCGGTTGCTCTGCAGTCTGTTCAACCGAATGCCCGATGACGAACACCACCGTGGGGTGTTGAAGCGGCTGCTCAAAACCATCCGCGGGGAGctgaaaaaacacaaccatcaGGCCGTAATCATACTGGGCTGGATTGGCAAGGGACTGATTGCACGCGGGCACGCGGAAGCCGGTGAAATCGTGGACGACATTGCGGATCTGCTCGACCATCCCACGCTCGGGCATATCGCAGCCCTTGCGTTCGAGATTCTGTCGATCGAATTCCCCCAGCTGCATCTACCCCTGTTGCGCAACCTGTTCAAGCAGAAGCTGTTCGTGTGGGTGATGAAAAAGCTCGAGCAAAAGCTGGAGCACTACGCCGAGGCGCATCTGAAAGCGTTGGCGTTTGTGCTGGCGGCCACACCGCACACGGTGCTGAAAATGAACCTGTCCAAGGTTGGCCCGGTGCTGCTCAAGTGTCTCGCACAGGACGACGACAGAACGATACTGGAAGCGTTGGCGATCGTGGTGCGCTTTACCCGCGATCAGGATCCGTTCGTGCAGGACCATCTGCAAACGTTGATACCGTTGCTGCTGAAGCTGACCGTACGCCAGTCGTCGATG aaAATACGTATCGCTGCCCTCGAATGTTTGCTGTACGTGTGCAAATATCCCACCTTTCTGCTGCTACCCTTCAAGCAAAGCACACTGCTCGAGCTACAGAAACCGTTGGATGATCGGAAGCGTTTGGTAAGGAATGCGGCCGTAGCCACACGGCTTCAGTGGTTCGTTCTGGGCAGCACGGAGGAAGCAAAAGGCGACAAGTGA
- the LOC118506163 gene encoding MORN repeat-containing protein 4 homolog: protein MMDSMQTGVVKCGGYRYDDGTRYIGDWNQRGQKHGMGSMMFSDGTRYDGAFSNGVCSGLGVMCFPDGAKYEGEFMQGWFHGHGVFWRADGMKYEGEFRGGRIWGLGLITFSDQSHGFPRNEGFFQDCRLVRKKRCPDVINRAQKVALMARAQCDQGS from the exons ATGATGGACAGCATGCAGACGGGAGTGGTGAAATGTGGCGGCTATCGGTATGACGATGGGACGCGCTACATTGGCGATTGGAACCAGCGGGGCCAAAAGCACGGCATGGGTTCGATGATGTTCTCCGACGGTACCCGGTACGATGGAGCATTCAGCAATGGCGTGTGTTCCGGGCTCGGCGTAATG TGCTTTCCAGATGGTGCCAA GTACGAGGGTGAGTTTATGCAGGGCTGGTTCCACGGGCACGGTGTGTTCTGGCGGGCGGACGGCATGAAGTACGAGGGCGAGTTCCGGGGCGGACGCATCTGGGGTCTGGGACTGATTACGTTCAGCGACCAGAGCCACGGATTCCCGCGCAACGAAGGCTTCTTCCAGGACTGCCGGTTGGTGCGGAAGAAGCGCTGTCCGGATGTGATTAACCGGGCGCAGAAGGTGGCTCTAATGGCGCGCGCCCAGTGCGATCAGGGTAGTTAG